The genomic region ACACAATGCTGCAGATCTCCACAAGGCACTCGATCCCTCCGTCCACCTATGGGGGGAGTCAACGAGTCAGCCGCCacagcgtgccccccccccccaatcaccgGCACATGGCCCCAGGGTTTAGCGTTACCTGCAGGTTGAGCTGCTCCGTTGCCGAGCAGAGCCTCTGAAGGACATTCAACGCGGGGTTGCTACAGTCCACGTTCTCAGAGCTGAAGTGGCATTCCACAAACTTACTGGCCTGCTCCTTAATCCAGGCCTTGATCTTCTCCCTGGAATAGAGGGCGAGTGAATAGGTGAGAACCGGGCATTTGCTCACTGGAACTCAACGATACAGGAAACAAAATGGCAACATGGCCACCCCGGAAGAAATCTTCGCTTTAAGTGACAAATTCATCATTCCCAACAGGAGATTCAGACAGGATGCAAGATTACATCAGGGGCTTGGACTGTCTCAGAAAGCGATTACATGACCCAAAGAAGCCAAAACGCAGTTTCCATGGATTTCATTTCCAGCTCTTTGCCATCAGAACTTATATtcttatatataattatattcacCAAATAATGGTACAAAATGACAAACCTAGGCCAAAGGTTGGGCAAAGCATACCGGTTGTTGGAGACCGTGTCCTTGGGGGTGGGCCGAGGCAGCCCACTGGCCCCTGGCTGCCGAGGGGGCTCCGCCCCTGTGCTGTTGCTCTGGGCGCCAAGCTTACCCCAGGTCTTGGGGTTCAGGCTGGCCAAGAATGAGGATTTTGGAGACTGTGTGGCAGTGGGACTCTTAGCTGGGGAGAGAAACACTGAAAAATTTTATTGGAGCCTTGAACTTAAGGGCAACAAACCCCCAGCAGCGAAGCTGTCCCGCGCTAAGCCAGCAAGGTAGCAGCGCCACGCAGAGCCGGGTGAGGTACCCTGATTGTCAACTTTATCATCATCCCTGGGTGGAGAGTATTTGGGTCTCCGAGGTCCTCGCTTAGGCAACCGCTTCCTCTTCAATACGTCGCTTAGCCTCCTGAGACAGAAGTAACACATCGTGAGGCCTGTGAGCTTCAAGGGGCCCGTGAAAGTCTGACTGACGACGGACTGCACCCTCACCCCTGCGGACTCAGGTCCAGGGAATCTTCCATGCTGTGCTGGAAGCTGGGCGAGCCCAGGTCGGGCGTGGCGCTACTGGCTGTGGTGCCAGTGCTGATGGTGGTACAGAGGTTTGCAGAACCACTAGAGCAGGCCTTTGGCGGACTGGTGAGGAACGTCTCAGATTCGGCCAGGTTTTTAACTTGGTGCATTACACCTGCACATAGGAACAGGCCTCAACAGCGGTACAGCAAGCTGCACAACGTAAATTAACAGACCGGATTAAACAGATAACACTGAAGGAGAATGAAATCCAGACCAGAAATCTCATATTGTTTACTACATGGAACGAGATCATCTTTCATCAAATAAAAACCCAAACTGCAAGATGGGAGGCTGCAGGATCAATTTATACAGAACATTAGACATTACCTTCCCTTCTGAAGTAAACACTGAACACATCTGGAAGTTtctgcatcagaatctctgccATTTGCAGAGCTCCAACTACAATCTTAAGGTCCTGACTGGACAGCATAGACGCAATGTGGCTGCAGAAGACAAAGACATGGCTCGATTAAAGACACAACGATATGACGTCAAAGGGGTTTCTTAAACTACGAAAGCCCCGGAGCCCGGGTTACGGCTTGCACACACCCTTACCTGGACACTGCATGGTTTTTCAGCACATCCTTCAGCAGCTCAGCATCGGCAAAGTAAATAATCCTAAGAATGGCTCGAAGGCACTTGTGTCTGACGGCGGGACCGGCCGAGGAGCTGTACACCTCGTAGAGCACCCCGAACAGCGTCTTGATGAAGCAGCGGGCCAACTCGGGGTCCTCCCTCATCAGCACTGCCCGGGCGTCGTCCTTCCTGAGCTCCGTATGCCCACCTGCGCCATGGACACGCATGGCGTCAGGCCGACCGGCTCGGTGTCTAATGCGTCGTGCAGCCTGACCCAGAGGGGGCCACTCACCAGAGCTGGGGTTGGCCAGGGGGCTGGGTTTCCTCTGAATGCCCCGTGCTGTGCCCGTGTCCTCATTGATCTGCTGCATGGAGTTAAAGTCGATGGTATAAACACGGCCCAGGGTGGACAGGCTGATCTCGTCTTCACCATTCTGGTGTGCCGTCTATCGGGGTCGAACAAATACACAGAGATGAACTGACAGAAAAGCCCTCAAGGCAGGCAAAGTGTTTCAACCCAAACCAGCAGCGATCCCTTCTACTGCTGGTTAAGTATGGAGGACACTTCCTTTCACATTAGATCAGCTACTGACTATAACCTGCACAGATAAGGTATAAACGTATACAAACTCGCCTTTTAATAAACAATCATTTTCGAGTGCCATACAGGTACAGACTGATACTGCACGACAAAGCAGTTAATGAAGTACCAATGACACCACTTAACAGGCCAAATAAGCATAGCGGGGGCTGGAATTCAGCAGATTTCGACCTTCTATACCGCTGGGTGTGATACTGAAACAGGTTCAGTTCAAGTTCCCATCAAAGGTAAAACAACGAAAATCTACTGGGATTTCCAGTTCATGGTCTTCACAAGAACATCTACTGTCCATATTACCAAACCGGTACCGGCATTCTGGCACACACCACATTTAAGCCATGGAAAGCTAACGGGGTTCAAAACACAGACTCAGGACTGATACGCAGCCTTTACCGCCACCACAGAAAAATGAAGTTTAGATGAGAAGCTGCACCTCAATGATGCGGCTGTCTATGCGGTTGTAGGGGTGCCACAGGCCTCGGTCATCCCTCCACTGCCAGACGGCTCCCTCAGTGGTTTGGGCACTGCCCTTCTTCAGCATGGTGTCCACTGCGAAGATGCCCTCTCTGGGCAGGCAGGGCATCAGCTcactgaggggagggggggacaggcagAGTTAACGGAGGCTCCCAGGGCAGTCCGCCGCATAATCAGCACCGAGGCAATGGGAACGGCCGCGTACCATATGAGAGAAGTGAGCTCGTACAGCTCCTGCGGGCTCCGGGGGACCAAGTCAATCTGCTCTTGGCAGCTATTGTTTGCTGCTCCGCACAGGAGGAAACGGAGGGTCTCTGCGATATCTGGAGAGAAACTCATGTTAAGGATGACTGCACATTACGTTCTATACTGCTTAACCACATTCGGGTTAggcatccagaactgaaacaTCAGGATCCCCTTCCTGGGATGCGACCCAACAACACGCAGATGGCGGGTTTGTGCCTTCGAGCGCACCGTACGTAGGGCCCCAGGTACTCACTTTGCCTCATGAGCTGCACAGCCAGACAGGGGCAGTTGGAACACATGAGTGAGAACATGCGGACCACCATGATGAACATCCCCGAGCTCAACACAGGAGGAGtcaccaccagcagctgctgaatGTTGGTCAGCAGGTCACGGGACGCCACCTGCAGCAGGAGGTTCTGGGGGGGGtcagagaggtcagaggtcagagagGGGTCACAAGCGCCACACCACACGTCACCATCCAGCCGAGCCAGACTTACCTCTTCATTTTGGAAATTGTCCACAAGCCTGGCGAAGCAGAGACAAGTACTTTCAACAGACTTTTTATcctaaaagcaaaaaaaaaaaaaaaaaaaaattataaatattgcCAGCACTGCCATTTTAATGGCACACATTCCCTAAGCACACATGCCACGCAGACAGAGGGGCAGCAGGGTACCTGATGCGTTAGCCGCTGTGTAAGCAGGGGCAACGAGTCGGACACGAAGTGAAACTCGTCGGGCGTGATGTTCTGGCAGCAGTTAGCAGCTATGGCGAGAGCGTTCCTCTGGGCATTGATGCTGAAGAACTCAAGGTAAAGCAGGCAGTCGGCCAGCCCACCCTGAGGAGGAGCCAGAAGGGTCAGACAGGAGGCCTACCAGTAAATACCTCCCAGAAAAACATGGCGGGTGCCGGCGAGAGCGACGCGTACAGCCTGCAGGATGGCTTTACTGTGTCGCCGCGACAGCATCTCCAGCGCCGTCAGGGCCTGCTCCGCCACGTCGATGAACTGGATCACCTGCAGCTGCACCAACAATCAGGGCTGTGAGTGTCTCAGTCAGCTGGGTGGGAGGTGAGTGGAATCAGGGGCCCGCATACGGACTGACCTTCTCGAGGAAGACCGGGATAGCATCCACGACGACGGCTGAGGAGCGCGGCAGCGCTTCCATCATGTAGGTCAGGGCCCGTGACGCGTGGTTCATCTGGAAAAAGAGGGGAGAAACTGTGCTCTGGCACCTCGGACTCCCCCGGGATAACAGCACCATAGTACAATCACGAGTCGTGCAAACTTACGATGTCAAAGTTATGCTCCATCTGCAGCAGGGTGATCTGCAGGACAAAGGACAGCGTCAGGGTATGCGAGACAGACACTCCCGAGAAGTCGGGGGAGACACTCACCAATGCAGGCACCACGCTCTTCACTGGGAAGCCCCCCAGCGTCTCCTCGTTGCCCATCACCAGAAGCTGGCACATCTCAATGGCTGCTTGCAGCTGCTGGGACTCGTCCCCCGTGGCCTGCAGACCCTGGAGCAGCTGCTGGGCTTTGGAGCCTGAAAGGGAAGCCATgagcagccacacacacactggggggggtgggcatgtGTTTACGCAAATAAGGGGCACTTACTGGCTCCACTGCCTATCGTCCTGTGGAACAGCTGGGACACACGGGGCCCCAAGGGCCCAAACAGGTGTGGAGGAAGGCCCCTGGCCTCCAGGAGAGCTGGCATttaaaaacagacagacagacagtaagTCACCAAGAACACCACTCAGCAATACCGAAAGGCTGGTCACCGCGACAGCCTGAACCCTCCCAAGAAGTCCGCCCGTCCAATCAGACGAGGCCAGCTCACCCTGCAAGCGGCCCATTTCCGAGTCGTCAGATTCGCTCTCCCCCGACGTGGTCATACCCACTGCTCCGGCCACTGAGCTGGAGGCTGAATTAAGAGGGGGAAAGAAAAGGTTAGTATCGTTAGGAAGAACATCGGCTGGCCATCCTGCCCAATGACGAGAGGCGGCCATACCGGAGGCTCCTTGCGGGACCTCGTCGGTGCGTGCGCTCGAAGGGTTGGCCCCATCCTGATTGTTGTCGGCGTCGGCCATCTTCTCCTGTCGGCGCGCGTCGCCCGCCCCGCGCTTGCCCAGGCCTGAGCCTCGCCGACTGCAGAGACGCCAAAGTGAAGGGGCATCGTCAGCCCGCATGCAGCCAGCTGGATACTCACTCCACACCCGCCGCCGTGAGCTCCCCCTACCTGGTACTGGCACAGGAGCCCGTGGTCTTCTGCCGTGCGCTCCGCCGGAAGCTGGGGAGCTCCGCTGGGGGTGATTCGCTGCGCTTCTTCGTGGACTTCCTTAAACCTGCAGATCCCAAAGGCGGACCAGTCACATGGGCATTTGGCGGGGCTTACTGGCAAACCAGAGTACAGGGCATGAATCTGCAGGTATTCCCTTTACCCAACCCGTGTCAGACAAAACCCACATGCAAAATGCAAGCAAACTCAGGGCTTACCCAGGAgctgacactcacacacacacacctcacccTGGTCACCCTCTAGACAGCCCTGCACTACAACATCCACTTAAATCTGACCCATAAGCTGTAATGGCAGCCTATCCTACAGTCCACATAACAGGCCCACAGAAACCAAAACTCCCAGAACCCCCCCCAGTCAAATCAGGGTGGGGCTACCCCCATAAGCCTCTCCTGCGTTACAGGGCAGCAGCTGAAGCTGCCGATTTTAGCTGAGGGAAAGCGCCTGGCAGCGCAGGGAGATTAAGTGGAATGGGAGCCACCCTTGTCCCCTTGAAATGCTGACACCCCCCTACCCCAATTGCAGAACCCCAGAACCAACAATGAGTCCCTAAGACACGAGGTATAGGACTAAAAGGGCGAGGGGGGGGCTCACTAGCTAGCTTGGCCTGCAGCCCTGAGGGGCCGGGCTTCGACGTCTCTGGCTTGGAGGACCCGGGCAGAGACAGCTTGGGCTTCGGCAGGTTGACCTTGGGGCTGAAGCGGGCAGCCCACTCAAACTTGGAGGTACCGGGGGGCTTGGGCGGCTCCTTGTCCCGGCTGCTGCGCCGTGGACTGGGGCTAGAGGCTGAGCGGGAACGCCGGGCTTTGCTCTGGTCCTTCCCCTGCTTAAGCCGCGCACCCTGGGCTGCGGTGCCGGGGGGTCCGgtggaagaagaggaggaggaagaggaggcagAAGAGGAGGTGTCCGTTACAGTGCTGCACCCAGCTCTGGCTGAGGCGGCCGGTTTAGAAGCCAGCTTGGTGGGTTTTGCGGACTTGGCCTCGGTACCAGCGGGGAGAGAACCCGAGGAAGCGTCCGCCCTTTTCCGTTTCTGGGTCGGGGACGCCCCGGCCGCTCCACTCTTCCTGTTCAGGGCCCGGCTGCCTGAGACGGGCTGCTCTAGCACCAAGCGCCTCTTCTTAGGTTTCGCCGATGTCCGTCTGGCCTCAGGGCAGGCGTCTGGGGCCACAAGCGCTTTGGGCTTTTTAGCAGGGCTGGCTGAGTAAGAGCTGTTCTGCTCTGGGGCCGAGCCGCGCTTCACTCCACGGGTGCCCTCTCTTTTAGCCTGGCCGGCCCTCTCTGCTTCTGATGTCCCCGCACCAACCAAGTCGTCCTGCAGTACGAACGAAGCCACTGACAGCGGAAGGCCGCTTCTGGGGACACACAGAAAGGGGAGATTTCAGCACGGCCATACTCAGCTCCCTCCCAGCGTTCATCTTCTTGTTCAAACCCCAGCTAACAGAACAAGTGACGAATAGCCGGCAAATAGAGACACGCAGCAGATATTGACCATCTAGAAAGCCAATTTAGTCGTAGCAAAGCCACACTACACAAAGGATGCAGAGGAGAAAGGAGGGGTACCTTCTTGAGCGGTGCCCTGTGGGTTGGGCTTTTGAAGCCTTAGAAATAGGTCTTCTACTTTCAGGAGGGGAATTTGCTTTACGTTTTACCTGCTCTGACTGCAACCTGTAAGGTTGAAAATTAAAGAGCCAGTGACAGGGTGTTTGGGGATATACCTACATCCACCTGcccaccccaccacccccctctccctccctctcttttgCTCTTTCACACTCAGCCCTTCCAAACCTCCGCGTGGATGCGTTTCACAACCAAAAGCATCCGAAATGTCTTGCTTATTGTCAGGCTTTGTGTCTGCGCACCAACACCATGGCGGCAATAGCAGGAGAGAAGCTTAAGCTGCCAGGCAGATTGAATGACTTTCCGTGATGGGTAGATTAAGGCATGCAGGTACCACACATACCACCAAAAGctcaggaagaaaaaaaaaaaaacaaaaagaaaagctGACACGCATGCACATACCTTCCTGCGACTGAGTCGTCGTGTGGCTGGGCCGCAGCACTGTTCCTCTGTGAACGTCGCAGTGACCCCCCTGGATTGGAATTAGGCCGGTTGGACATTGGCACCTCTCTCCTGAAGGGACATACCCTTTCTAGACACTACCATTCACTAGAGAGAAGACAGAGAAAAACACCAGTAAGACTAAGCAGGATATGGGGGCGTCGTTCAAAGTTCATCTCTCGGCTAGTCTGTTGTGCAGACGGAGAAATAACCATGTTTTTAACTAGTCCCATGGTTAACAAGGTTATTCTGGGCAACGAACGGCAGAAAATTAAATAAGCTCAGGGGCACCCCCCTACCACCCGCCCGCTCAGCAGTGAACGTTCCAGTGACTGAACACACTTGGTGTTGACCATAAACATCCTGCAGACGCCCAGACTCATAAACAGCGTTTCTTGAAGTCTACagactgattatcacttcatgCATATTTGAAGGCAAAACTTAATAGTTAAAACATTTATAATTTTagaactttgtgcacttaaAATTATTATGAACTGGACTATTAATACTCCGATAAACTATTACACACCATATTCTGTATGGTACAATAACAGTATTTTTAGcacaatctgacagtgattgTGCTCGTCCGATTGTAGAGTACTGCACTCCAGACACCACATTAACATGCTGAGTTGTAAGTCGCATTGCATAAAAACAGATGCTGGACATACTTATCTCATCTCCCCATTATGTAAGATTAAGCAAGACTAACTTAGGAAGCACAGGCCCAGTAATGTGACAGCAATGGAATCTGGGCAGCCTGGTGACCCGAATGGGTCCCCGTCCAGGCCCCCTGTGGGCACATAACCACACTTAAACTACACAGCTACTCTGAAGCGTTTCACACAAATATGCATCCGAGCCGTAATTAAGCAATGAACACAAGACTCAAATACATACACAATTTCACCAAAATAAAGTCACAACTGAATGATTTACGCAGTCAACCTTTCAGCAAATCTAGCACCGAATGCAATTACCCCTATGGCACAGGAGCTCAACTGCATCCCTAATTTGCCACAAGGCCATCAGAACCAGCTCATATAGAGTTCAATGTGCTTCAACACTATACCTGTGATTCTATAACACACTTCAATTGCAGGACAATCTGCCTCAATATTAACTAAGTGAAATTCAGATAAAATTTCTACATTTTGTTCATGAGGAATTTCTGTATCCTGCTAAACCCCCCACGGAGTCTACTGTTCAAACATTCAGGTCACCACGAATGGTGCCTCCAGTATGTGGTATATTGACACAGCCTATAAACACTGGGTGCTGAGACACCCCATCCCTAGTCCACTCTGCCTTACATGGAAAGTATCTTGGCTCAAAAATGTTTCTATGCTATGAACTTGTACGATGACACATTAACTTACCTAAAATCTGTGGTGCCCGTTAAGGCTTCTCAACATGTTCTCTGCATAGCTGCAGACCTTCTCTACCATCACTGCTCTCTACTAAAATGCCCGCTCAATTCACAGTCTTTCATCCATCCTCCTCTCTCTGATCTTCAAAGCCTTActtacactatttcaaaatacTTATTTCGTAACTGAACCTTTCACAAGCCTATAGACTTTTAATTTAGTTAACTCCCAAAGGCTGCAGTCCTTAAAAATGAGGAAACTGATctgtttgtacattttaaagtcAGTCATTTAACCTCACGAGGTACATCTATTAAAAGAATGAGTAATTGCATCCAGTTTACGGTTTTTACACGATGATAAAAGCTTTCCTAATTTGTTCAATGGTTCCATGTTCACAAGTGGTTACTGACAAGATTAGGTCTCAAAAGGCCTTTAGAAAACAATCAGCACTGAAACAAAGCTGCAGTGTATCgtggaaaatataaatgcaacaCTATTCACTGTAGAGTAAACTACATAAAAAAAAGTTGGAACTATTGCCCTTTCTGTATGTTTTATGGAaacaagaaaaggaaaaaacaaaaaaggtagCACTTAAACACAAACATTAAAAGCTACCAGTGAGCCAGTTCTCTCAACTGTTGCAACAGCTTCTAGGTGTATACAGTGACATATACAAGCAAAAGGCTAATGTCCATAATTTAATCAATCAACTCAGGATCTCCAGAGACAGATGGCAGTTTTATGCACTTGATAGCATGCTGATTGTTACAGCCCACCTCACTGGGGCAAGACAGGGCATGGCCTTCAACGTGTGATAAGACTGGTACACCTGAGACATTGTGGCTGGGGCTCCTCCAGGGGAGAAAAGGGAAGAGGGGATTACAACCACTCCCATTTCCACTCCACTGTTCGACACTGAGTGAGGAAGAGGAAAGGGCCAAACCAACCCTATAGCCCTGGAGTGGAGTGGAATTTATGCTGTAAAGTAACCTTTGGGAAAATATTACAGTAGTTGTACacctattaaaaatatattaaatctGTCCAGTTACCACAGCCTATGAATTTTCAAACTGTATAAGTGGTCTGGGTTCCACTGTTCTTTCTTtgaaatggaacaaaacagaaataGTGAAATGAAGTGATAGGTTAACTAGGCACATTGTTTTAATGCGGGCTCAATTAAGGATGTGTGTAGGTAACCCCGTGTATACCGTCACTGCAGACATGACCACAGGGACTTGGCCCGTTTAAGATGCACACAGCCTTGGGTTCAAACAACCACAGTCCAAACTGGATAAGccattacagaaaatggacgaAAGAAATAAACGTGTCAATGGTTGTCACCCAGAATATCAACTCGATTTTAAAATGGTGATATTAAGTCAGAGAAGACTTCGCACGATTTAAACGCCAAATCAAATAATTTTCACGGTACGCTGTGTAATCGACGCA from Brienomyrus brachyistius isolate T26 chromosome 17, BBRACH_0.4, whole genome shotgun sequence harbors:
- the trip12 gene encoding E3 ubiquitin-protein ligase TRIP12 isoform X4, encoding MSNRPNSNPGGSLRRSQRNSAAAQPHDDSVAGRLQSEQVKRKANSPPESRRPISKASKAQPTGHRSRRSGLPLSVASFVLQDDLVGAGTSEAERAGQAKREGTRGVKRGSAPEQNSSYSASPAKKPKALVAPDACPEARRTSAKPKKRRLVLEQPVSGSRALNRKSGAAGASPTQKRKRADASSGSLPAGTEAKSAKPTKLASKPAASARAGCSTVTDTSSSASSSSSSSSTGPPGTAAQGARLKQGKDQSKARRSRSASSPSPRRSSRDKEPPKPPGTSKFEWAARFSPKVNLPKPKLSLPGSSKPETSKPGPSGLQAKLASLRKSTKKRSESPPAELPSFRRSARQKTTGSCASTSRRGSGLGKRGAGDARRQEKMADADNNQDGANPSSARTDEVPQGASASSSVAGAVGMTTSGESESDDSEMGRLQALLEARGLPPHLFGPLGPRVSQLFHRTIGSGASSKAQQLLQGLQATGDESQQLQAAIEMCQLLVMGNEETLGGFPVKSVVPALVSVSPDFSGVSVSHTLTLSFVLQITLLQMEHNFDIMNHASRALTYMMEALPRSSAVVVDAIPVFLEKLQVIQFIDVAEQALTALEMLSRRHSKAILQAGGLADCLLYLEFFSINAQRNALAIAANCCQNITPDEFHFVSDSLPLLTQRLTHQDKKSVESTCLCFARLVDNFQNEENLLLQVASRDLLTNIQQLLVVTPPVLSSGMFIMVVRMFSLMCSNCPCLAVQLMRQNIAETLRFLLCGAANNSCQEQIDLVPRSPQELYELTSLICELMPCLPREGIFAVDTMLKKGSAQTTEGAVWQWRDDRGLWHPYNRIDSRIIETAHQNGEDEISLSTLGRVYTIDFNSMQQINEDTGTARGIQRKPSPLANPSSGGHTELRKDDARAVLMREDPELARCFIKTLFGVLYEVYSSSAGPAVRHKCLRAILRIIYFADAELLKDVLKNHAVSSHIASMLSSQDLKIVVGALQMAEILMQKLPDVFSVYFRREGVMHQVKNLAESETFLTSPPKACSSGSANLCTTISTGTTASSATPDLGSPSFQHSMEDSLDLSPQGRLSDVLKRKRLPKRGPRRPKYSPPRDDDKVDNQAKSPTATQSPKSSFLASLNPKTWGKLGAQSNSTGAEPPRQPGASGLPRPTPKDTVSNNREKIKAWIKEQASKFVECHFSSENVDCSNPALNVLQRLCSATEQLNLQVDGGIECLVEICSIVSESDVSSFEIQHSGFVKQLLLYLTSNSDRDAVTRDVRLKRFLHVFFGCPVPGMEPVGRLDPAENGSLLALVHKMNSCLSQMEQFPVKVHDFPSGNGTGSRGSQALKFFNTHQLKCQLQRHPDCTNVKQWKGGPVKIDPLALVQAIERYLVVRGYGRIREEDEDSDDDGSDDEIDESLAAQFLSSGSVRHRLQFCIGEQLLPYSMTVYQAVRQFSLQAEEERESTDDESNPLGRAGIWTKTHTIWYKPVREDEDGGKDAVGGKRGRAQTAPTKTSPRNAKKQDELWHEGVCPSISNPLESYLISECPESITFEDPSLDVILLLRVLHSISRYWFYLYDNAVCKEIIPTSEFINSKLTAKANRQLQDPLVIMTGNIPSWLTELGKTCPFFFPFDTRQMLFYVTAFDRDRAMQRLLDTNPEINQSDSQDSRVAPRLDRKKRTINREELLKQAESVMQDLGSSRAMLEIQYENEVGTGLGPTLEFYALVSQELQRADLGLWRGEEVTLANPKGSQEGTKYIFSSRGLFAVPFGRTTKPAHMAKVKMKFRFLGKLMAKAIMDFRLLDLPLGLPFYKWMLRHESSISSHDLTNIDPAVARSIQHLEDIIRQKKQLEQDRSHTRESLQLALESLNMNGCSVEDLGLDFTLPGFPHIELKKGGKDLPVTIHNLEEYLRLVVYWTLNEGVCRQFESFREGFESVFPLHHLQYFYPEELDQLLCGSKSETWDVKTLMECCRPDHGYTHDSRAVRFLFEVLSSFDAEQQRLFLQFVTGSPRLPVGGFRSLNPPLTIVRKTFEVTENPDDFLPSVMTCVNYLKLPDYSSMEIMRQKLLIAAREGQQSFHLS
- the trip12 gene encoding E3 ubiquitin-protein ligase TRIP12 isoform X10, with amino-acid sequence MSNRPNSNPGGSLRRSQRNSAAAQPHDDSVAGRSGLPLSVASFVLQDDLVGAGTSEAERAGQAKREGTRGVKRGSAPEQNSSYSASPAKKPKALVAPDACPEARRTSAKPKKRRLVLEQPVSGSRALNRKSGAAGASPTQKRKRADASSGSLPAGTEAKSAKPTKLASKPAASARAGCSTVTDTSSSASSSSSSSSTGPPGTAAQGARLKQGKDQSKARRSRSASSPSPRRSSRDKEPPKPPGTSKFEWAARFSPKVNLPKPKLSLPGSSKPETSKPGPSGLQAKLASLRKSTKKRSESPPAELPSFRRSARQKTTGSCASTSRRGSGLGKRGAGDARRQEKMADADNNQDGANPSSARTDEVPQGASASSSVAGAVGMTTSGESESDDSEMGRLQALLEARGLPPHLFGPLGPRVSQLFHRTIGSGASSKAQQLLQGLQATGDESQQLQAAIEMCQLLVMGNEETLGGFPVKSVVPALITLLQMEHNFDIMNHASRALTYMMEALPRSSAVVVDAIPVFLEKLQVIQFIDVAEQALTALEMLSRRHSKAILQAGGLADCLLYLEFFSINAQRNALAIAANCCQNITPDEFHFVSDSLPLLTQRLTHQDKKSVESTCLCFARLVDNFQNEENLLLQVASRDLLTNIQQLLVVTPPVLSSGMFIMVVRMFSLMCSNCPCLAVQLMRQNIAETLRFLLCGAANNSCQEQIDLVPRSPQELYELTSLICELMPCLPREGIFAVDTMLKKGSAQTTEGAVWQWRDDRGLWHPYNRIDSRIIETAHQNGEDEISLSTLGRVYTIDFNSMQQINEDTGTARGIQRKPSPLANPSSGGHTELRKDDARAVLMREDPELARCFIKTLFGVLYEVYSSSAGPAVRHKCLRAILRIIYFADAELLKDVLKNHAVSSHIASMLSSQDLKIVVGALQMAEILMQKLPDVFSVYFRREGVMHQVKNLAESETFLTSPPKACSSGSANLCTTISTGTTASSATPDLGSPSFQHSMEDSLDLSPQGRLSDVLKRKRLPKRGPRRPKYSPPRDDDKVDNQAKSPTATQSPKSSFLASLNPKTWGKLGAQSNSTGAEPPRQPGASGLPRPTPKDTVSNNREKIKAWIKEQASKFVECHFSSENVDCSNPALNVLQRLCSATEQLNLQVDGGIECLVEICSIVSESDVSSFEIQHSGFVKQLLLYLTSNSDRDAVTRDVRLKRFLHVFFGCPVPGMEPVGRLDPAENGSLLALVHKMNSCLSQMEQFPVKVHDFPSGNGTGSRGSQALKFFNTHQLKCQLQRHPDCTNVKQWKGGPVKIDPLALVQAIERYLVVRGYGRIREEDEDSDDDGSDDEIDESLAAQFLSSGSVRHRLQFCIGEQLLPYSMTVYQAVRQFSLQAEEERESTDDESNPLGRAGIWTKTHTIWYKPVREDEDGGKDAVGGKRGRAQTAPTKTSPRNAKKQDELWHEGVCPSISNPLESYLISECPESITFEDPSLDVILLLRVLHSISRYWFYLYDNAVCKEIIPTSEFINSKLTAKANRQLQDPLVIMTGNIPSWLTELGKTCPFFFPFDTRQMLFYVTAFDRDRAMQRLLDTNPEINQSDSQDSRVAPRLDRKKRTINREELLKQAESVMQDLGSSRAMLEIQYENEVGTGLGPTLEFYALVSQELQRADLGLWRGEEVTLANPKGSQEGTKYIFSSRGLFAVPFGRTTKPAHMAKVKMKFRFLGKLMAKAIMDFRLLDLPLGLPFYKWMLRHESSISSHDLTNIDPAVARSIQHLEDIIRQKKQLEQDRSHTRESLQLALESLNMNGCSVEDLGLDFTLPGFPHIELKKGGKDLPVTIHNLEEYLRLVVYWTLNEGVCRQFESFREGFESVFPLHHLQYFYPEELDQLLCGSKSETWDVKTLMECCRPDHGYTHDSRAVRFLFEVLSSFDAEQQRLFLQFVTGSPRLPVGGFRSLNPPLTIVRKTFEVTENPDDFLPSVMTCVNYLKLPDYSSMEIMRQKLLIAAREGQQSFHLS